One Rhizobiales bacterium GAS188 DNA window includes the following coding sequences:
- a CDS encoding peptide/nickel transport system permease protein — protein MIAFVIRRLFASIGVLIAVGLIAFVLFRYVGDPVNQMVGIETPESERAALRQQLGLNDFAVVQALRFLGNAARLDFGISYQFKQPVSDMIGARMPATLELAFVASIMSLLAGIPMGVYTALRRKSALAKAFEALSLVGISLPTFLIGILLIYLFAVTLGWLPSFGRGDVVKIGWWTTGLLTVSGLKAIIMPAITLALFQMTLIMRLVRAEMLEVLRADYIRFARARGLSDRSVYFRHALKNTLVPVITVVGLQLGSIVAFSIITETVFAWPGMGQLFLQSVQNVDVPIMAAYLLFIALLFVIINLVVDLLYAAVDPRLRVAIQGG, from the coding sequence ATGATCGCCTTCGTCATCCGCCGCCTCTTCGCCTCGATCGGCGTGCTGATCGCCGTCGGGCTGATCGCCTTCGTGCTGTTTCGCTATGTCGGCGATCCGGTGAACCAGATGGTGGGCATCGAGACGCCCGAGAGCGAGCGCGCGGCGTTGCGCCAGCAGCTCGGCTTGAACGATTTTGCCGTCGTGCAGGCGCTGCGCTTCCTCGGCAATGCGGCGCGCCTCGATTTCGGCATCTCCTATCAGTTCAAGCAGCCGGTCTCCGACATGATCGGGGCGCGCATGCCGGCCACTCTCGAACTCGCCTTCGTGGCCTCGATCATGTCGCTCCTCGCCGGCATCCCGATGGGCGTCTACACGGCGCTGCGACGAAAGAGCGCGCTCGCCAAGGCGTTCGAAGCGCTCTCCCTCGTCGGCATCTCGCTGCCGACCTTCCTGATCGGCATCCTGCTCATCTATTTGTTCGCGGTGACGCTCGGCTGGCTGCCCTCCTTCGGGCGCGGTGACGTGGTGAAGATCGGCTGGTGGACGACCGGGCTTCTCACCGTCTCGGGCCTCAAGGCGATCATCATGCCGGCCATCACGCTCGCGCTCTTCCAGATGACGCTGATCATGCGCCTGGTGCGCGCCGAGATGCTGGAGGTGCTGCGCGCCGACTATATCCGCTTCGCGCGGGCGCGCGGCCTCTCCGACCGCTCCGTCTATTTCCGCCACGCCTTGAAGAACACGCTGGTGCCGGTGATCACCGTGGTCGGGCTGCAGCTCGGTTCGATCGTCGCATTCTCGATCATCACCGAGACGGTGTTCGCCTGGCCCGGCATGGGCCAGCTCTTCCTGCAATCGGTGCAGAACGTCGATGTCCCCATCATGGCGGCTTATCTGTTGTTCATCGCGCTGCTCTTCGTGATCATCAATCTCGTCGTCGACCTGCTCTATGCGGCCGTCGACCCGCGCCTGCGCGTCGCGATCCAAGGAGGCTGA
- a CDS encoding peptide/nickel transport system permease protein produces the protein MSEVTVELSNTEGAPPQSFIGRFKDSDLLASFLSSKVTVVAGVLTLIFFLAAVFAPMIAPTNPFNPATNFLIDSLNPPRFAEGGDPRFLLGTDDQGRDLWSAILYGLRVSLTIGIFGVLLGGAIGITLGLIAGYAGGRIDSIIMRIADVQLTFPAILIALLVDGVVQALLKGQNRDESAFGILVISIGLSFWVQYARTVRGSTLVEKNRDYVQAARLIGLSPARILVRHILPNVMGPVLVIATINLALAIITEATLSFLGVGLPPTQPSLGTLIRIGQNFLFSGEWWIVTFPSVTLAALVLAVNLLGDWLRDALNPRLK, from the coding sequence ATGAGTGAAGTCACGGTCGAGCTGTCGAACACCGAGGGGGCGCCGCCCCAATCCTTCATAGGGCGCTTCAAGGATAGCGACCTGCTCGCGAGCTTCCTGTCCTCGAAGGTCACGGTGGTGGCCGGCGTGCTGACGCTGATCTTCTTCCTCGCCGCCGTGTTCGCGCCGATGATCGCGCCGACCAACCCCTTCAATCCGGCGACCAATTTCCTGATCGATTCGCTGAACCCCCCGCGTTTCGCCGAGGGTGGCGATCCCCGCTTCCTGCTCGGCACCGACGATCAGGGGCGCGATCTGTGGTCGGCTATCCTCTACGGGCTGCGCGTCTCGCTGACGATCGGCATCTTCGGCGTGCTGCTCGGCGGCGCCATCGGCATCACGCTCGGCCTGATCGCGGGCTATGCGGGCGGGCGGATCGATTCGATCATCATGCGCATCGCCGATGTCCAGCTCACCTTCCCGGCGATCCTGATCGCGCTCCTGGTGGATGGGGTGGTGCAGGCCCTGCTCAAAGGGCAGAACCGGGACGAATCGGCCTTCGGCATCCTGGTCATCTCGATCGGCCTGTCCTTCTGGGTGCAATATGCGCGCACCGTGCGCGGCTCGACGCTGGTCGAGAAGAACCGCGACTATGTGCAGGCGGCGCGCCTCATCGGGTTGTCGCCGGCCCGCATCCTGGTGCGCCATATCCTTCCGAACGTGATGGGGCCGGTGCTGGTCATCGCCACCATCAATCTCGCTCTCGCCATCATCACCGAGGCGACCTTGTCCTTCCTCGGCGTCGGCCTGCCGCCCACCCAGCCCTCGCTCGGCACCTTGATCCGCATCGGCCAGAACTTCCTGTTCTCGGGCGAGTGGTGGATCGTGACCTTCCCGAGCGTCACGCTGGCGGCGCTGGTGCTCGCGGTGAACCTGCTCGGCGACTGGCTGCGCGACGCGCTCAATCCGAGGCTGAAGTGA
- a CDS encoding peptide/nickel transport system ATP-binding protein, whose translation MTAPLLSIRDLRVEFATRRGPLVALDGVSFDLAPGEILGVVGESGAGKSLTGLSIIGLLDPPGRIAGGEIHFNGERIDNLPPAAMRKIRGRRIGMIFQDPLTSLNPLLRVGDQLVETILTHTSLTPKLARDRAIELLAEVGIPAPDKRIDGYPHEFSGGMRQRVVIALALCAGPSLVIADEPTTALDVSVQAQIIAVLKRLTRDHGAAVMLITHDMGVIAETADRVAVMYAGRIAEIGKVGEVVRQPLHPYAKGLMAAIPTLEGRVTRLAQIPGAMPRLSAIPRGCAFNPRCPNVFDRCRVERPPPLALGDRQAACWLYDREDTSTARPAVVS comes from the coding sequence GTGACCGCTCCGCTCCTCTCCATCCGCGATCTGCGCGTCGAATTCGCCACGCGCCGCGGGCCGCTGGTGGCGCTCGACGGCGTCTCCTTCGACCTCGCCCCTGGCGAAATCCTGGGCGTCGTCGGCGAATCGGGTGCCGGCAAATCCCTGACCGGCCTGTCGATCATCGGTCTCCTCGATCCGCCGGGGCGGATCGCCGGGGGCGAGATTCACTTCAACGGCGAGCGCATCGACAACCTCCCGCCCGCCGCCATGCGCAAGATCCGCGGGCGGCGCATCGGCATGATCTTCCAGGATCCGCTGACCAGCCTCAACCCGCTGTTGCGGGTCGGCGATCAGCTCGTCGAGACCATTCTGACCCACACTTCGCTGACGCCGAAGCTGGCGCGCGACCGGGCGATCGAGCTGCTCGCCGAAGTCGGCATTCCGGCGCCCGACAAGCGGATCGACGGCTATCCGCACGAATTCTCGGGCGGCATGCGCCAGCGCGTCGTGATCGCGCTCGCGCTCTGCGCCGGCCCATCGCTCGTCATCGCCGATGAGCCGACCACGGCGCTCGACGTCTCCGTGCAGGCGCAGATCATCGCGGTGCTGAAGCGCCTGACGCGCGATCACGGCGCCGCCGTGATGCTGATCACCCATGACATGGGTGTGATCGCCGAGACCGCCGACCGGGTCGCCGTGATGTATGCCGGGCGCATCGCCGAGATCGGCAAGGTGGGCGAGGTGGTGCGCCAGCCGCTTCACCCCTATGCCAAGGGGCTGATGGCGGCGATCCCGACCCTCGAAGGGCGCGTCACGCGGCTCGCGCAGATTCCAGGCGCCATGCCGCGGCTGTCGGCCATTCCGCGCGGCTGCGCCTTCAATCCGCGCTGCCCCAATGTCTTCGATCGCTGCCGCGTCGAGCGGCCGCCTCCCTTGGCGCTCGGCGACAGGCAGGCCGCCTGCTGGCTGTACGATCGGGAAGACACATCGACCGCTCGACCTGCGGTGGTGTCATGA
- a CDS encoding peptide/nickel transport system ATP-binding protein has product MTASAQLVEVKDLKRIFDVSKPWISRVIDREPRRLLKAVDGLDFTINRGETLGIVGESGSGKSTLARMVVGLLRPSDGRVLIEGIDMAATNDPAARRDVRRRMQMIFQDPYASLNPRWRVGDIIAEPIHAFGLGVGQANGPATMPSKAAITARAGELLRLVGLDPADARKYPHEFSGGQRQRIAIARALASNPDFIVCDEPTSALDVSIQAQILNLMRDLQEKLGLTYLLITHNLAVVRHMATRVGVMYLGRLVEIAPTAELFAKPRHPYTRMLLDAVPDLAMSGRARTPVGGEVPNPIDPPPGCPFHPRCPRAVARCRVEVPAFIDNVACHLAHEEAELTRV; this is encoded by the coding sequence ATGACCGCCTCCGCACAGCTCGTCGAGGTCAAGGACCTCAAGCGCATCTTCGACGTGTCGAAGCCTTGGATCTCGCGCGTCATCGACCGCGAGCCGCGCCGCCTCCTCAAGGCGGTGGACGGTCTCGACTTCACGATCAATCGCGGCGAGACGCTGGGCATCGTCGGCGAATCGGGCTCCGGCAAATCGACGCTGGCGCGCATGGTGGTCGGCCTGCTCAGGCCGAGCGACGGGCGCGTGCTGATCGAAGGCATCGACATGGCGGCGACCAACGATCCGGCGGCGCGCCGCGACGTGCGCCGGCGCATGCAGATGATCTTCCAGGATCCCTACGCGTCGCTCAATCCGCGCTGGCGGGTCGGCGACATTATCGCCGAGCCGATCCACGCCTTCGGCCTCGGCGTCGGCCAGGCCAATGGACCCGCGACTATGCCCAGCAAAGCGGCGATCACGGCGCGGGCCGGCGAGTTGTTGCGCCTCGTCGGCCTCGATCCGGCCGATGCGCGCAAATATCCCCATGAGTTCTCGGGCGGCCAGCGCCAGCGCATCGCCATCGCCCGGGCGCTCGCTTCGAACCCGGATTTCATCGTCTGCGACGAGCCGACCTCGGCCCTCGACGTGTCGATCCAGGCGCAGATCCTCAACCTGATGCGCGACCTGCAGGAGAAGCTCGGCCTCACCTATCTGCTGATCACCCACAACCTCGCCGTGGTGCGCCATATGGCGACGCGCGTCGGCGTCATGTATCTCGGCCGCCTCGTCGAGATCGCCCCGACGGCGGAGCTGTTCGCGAAGCCCCGCCATCCCTATACGCGCATGCTGCTCGACGCCGTGCCGGATCTGGCGATGAGCGGGCGGGCGCGCACGCCGGTCGGCGGCGAGGTGCCGAACCCGATCGATCCGCCGCCCGGCTGCCCCTTCCATCCCCGCTGCCCCAGGGCGGTGGCGCGCTGCCGGGTCGAGGTGCCGGCCTTCATCGACAACGTCGCCTGCCATCTCGCCCATGAAGAGGCCGAGCTGACGCGCGTCTGA
- a CDS encoding Selenocysteine lyase/Cysteine desulfurase, with product MSPSPQFDRRAALRSFAATAAIGLGARAATAQELPVAPKAEGLATDAQYWDAVRNLYSVTKDVVNLENGFWGIMAEPVREEYLRRVTAVNTENSYYARRNADNDFAAVRDQVAKAVGAAPDEIALTRGATEALQLLISGYNKLQLGDSVLYADLDYDSMQYSMKWLKDRRGVEVIKIDLPEPATRQGLLDAYAAAFAANPKLRLLLLTHLSHRTGLVLPIAEIARMARARGIDVILDAAHSWGQVDFNLRDLGVDFVGFNLHKWIGAPIGAGFLYIAKDRLADIDRDKGDEDWPQTDIRSRVHTGTVSFATVLTIPAALALHAKIGVQAKGTRLRHLRDRWVKAARGFKNVEILTPDEAGMYAGITAFRLAGKTTKADNDAIVAELRDKHKVLTVRRAGVAKGQCIRVSPALYSTEADIDRLVEALAVVSGTRAG from the coding sequence ATGTCGCCATCGCCTCAATTCGATCGCCGCGCCGCCCTCAGGAGTTTCGCGGCGACGGCGGCGATCGGCCTCGGCGCCAGGGCTGCGACCGCGCAAGAGCTGCCAGTTGCGCCGAAGGCGGAGGGGCTCGCCACCGATGCGCAATATTGGGACGCGGTGCGCAACCTCTATTCGGTCACCAAGGATGTGGTGAATCTCGAGAACGGCTTTTGGGGCATCATGGCCGAGCCGGTGCGGGAGGAGTATCTGCGCAGGGTCACGGCCGTGAATACCGAGAATTCCTACTATGCGCGCCGCAACGCGGACAATGATTTCGCCGCGGTGCGCGACCAGGTGGCCAAGGCGGTCGGCGCAGCGCCCGACGAGATCGCGCTGACACGTGGCGCCACCGAAGCCTTGCAGCTCCTCATCTCCGGCTACAACAAGCTGCAGCTGGGCGACAGCGTGCTTTATGCCGACCTCGACTATGATTCGATGCAATACTCGATGAAGTGGCTAAAGGATCGGCGCGGCGTCGAGGTGATCAAGATCGATCTGCCCGAGCCTGCGACGCGCCAGGGCCTGCTCGACGCTTATGCGGCGGCCTTCGCGGCCAATCCCAAGCTTCGGCTTCTCCTCCTCACCCATCTGAGCCATCGCACCGGCCTCGTCCTGCCGATCGCCGAGATCGCCCGCATGGCGCGGGCGCGCGGCATCGACGTGATCCTCGATGCCGCACATTCCTGGGGCCAGGTCGACTTCAATCTGCGCGATCTCGGCGTCGATTTCGTTGGCTTCAACCTGCATAAATGGATCGGTGCGCCGATCGGCGCAGGTTTTCTCTACATCGCCAAGGACCGCCTCGCCGATATCGACCGCGACAAGGGCGACGAGGATTGGCCGCAGACGGATATCAGGTCACGCGTGCACACCGGCACGGTGAGCTTCGCCACGGTCCTCACCATTCCGGCGGCGCTGGCGCTGCATGCCAAGATCGGCGTCCAGGCCAAAGGAACACGCCTGCGCCATCTGCGCGATCGTTGGGTGAAGGCCGCGCGCGGCTTCAAGAACGTCGAGATCCTGACGCCGGACGAAGCGGGCATGTATGCCGGCATCACGGCCTTTCGCCTCGCCGGCAAGACGACGAAGGCCGATAATGACGCGATCGTCGCCGAGCTGCGCGACAAGCATAAGGTTCTTACGGTTCGACGCGCCGGAGTGGCCAAGGGCCAGTGCATCCGCGTCTCGCCGGCACTCTATTCGACCGAGGCCGATATCGATCGTTTGGTCGAGGCTCTCGCCGTCGTTTCCGGCACGCGAGCCGGGTAG
- a CDS encoding adenylate cyclase: protein MNPTQFSDLAAWITEAGLAGKEEKALVAGFCERLRALGLPLARASVIVDTLHPIYEGRMFPWRHGEAARAPIEYGPTTDGDRLAGWQRSPFYRMLESGASILRMPVTEEMKEQHPIFVDLHEAGMKEFVPIISRFAAKGTIGEMDCVYSSWSTDREGGFDDGDIADLERLVPMLALAVKATSLTRIAKTLVETYLGRDAGRRVISGSIGRGVADRIEAALWFSDLHDYTRISDTAAPGQIIPFLNDYADAIISAIHEEGGDVLKLIGDGTLAIFTGENRGEACRAALAAAGRARLGVAELNQRRSAEELPTTSMYLGLHIGEVFFGNIGSKERLDFTVVGPAVNEVSRIAAMCRSVDQSLLASSSFAVALGDAQGRLVSVGRYALRGVGQPQDLFTLDPQAAQTSFASREDTAPNTGKGAEISIG, encoded by the coding sequence ATGAATCCTACCCAATTCTCCGATCTCGCCGCCTGGATCACCGAAGCCGGCCTCGCCGGCAAAGAGGAAAAGGCCCTGGTCGCGGGCTTCTGCGAGCGCCTCCGTGCGCTTGGCCTGCCGCTCGCCCGCGCCTCGGTGATCGTCGACACCTTGCATCCGATCTATGAGGGACGGATGTTCCCCTGGCGCCATGGCGAGGCGGCGCGCGCTCCGATCGAATACGGCCCGACCACCGATGGGGACCGGCTCGCCGGTTGGCAGCGCAGCCCCTTCTACCGCATGCTGGAAAGCGGAGCTTCCATCCTGCGCATGCCGGTCACCGAGGAGATGAAGGAGCAGCACCCGATCTTCGTCGACCTGCACGAGGCCGGCATGAAGGAATTCGTGCCGATTATCAGCCGCTTCGCCGCCAAGGGCACCATCGGCGAGATGGACTGCGTCTATTCGTCCTGGTCCACTGACCGCGAGGGCGGCTTCGATGACGGCGACATCGCCGATCTCGAGAGGCTGGTGCCGATGCTGGCGCTTGCCGTCAAAGCCACCTCGCTGACGCGCATCGCCAAGACCCTGGTCGAGACCTATCTCGGGCGCGATGCCGGGCGCCGGGTGATCAGCGGCAGCATCGGGCGCGGCGTCGCCGACCGTATCGAGGCCGCCTTGTGGTTCAGCGACCTGCATGATTACACGCGCATCTCGGACACGGCTGCGCCGGGGCAGATCATCCCCTTCCTCAACGACTATGCCGACGCCATCATCTCGGCCATCCATGAGGAAGGCGGCGACGTGCTCAAGCTCATCGGCGACGGCACCTTGGCGATCTTCACGGGCGAGAATCGCGGCGAGGCCTGCCGCGCCGCGCTCGCCGCCGCGGGCCGCGCAAGGCTCGGCGTCGCCGAGCTCAACCAGCGCCGCTCGGCCGAGGAATTGCCGACCACCAGCATGTATCTCGGCCTGCATATCGGCGAGGTGTTCTTCGGCAATATCGGCAGCAAGGAGAGGCTCGACTTCACGGTCGTAGGCCCTGCGGTGAACGAGGTGAGCCGCATTGCCGCGATGTGCCGCTCGGTCGATCAGAGCCTCCTCGCCTCGTCGAGCTTTGCTGTGGCGCTCGGAGATGCGCAAGGGCGGCTGGTCTCGGTCGGGCGCTATGCGCTGCGCGGCGTGGGGCAGCCGCAAGATCTGTTCACGCTCGATCCGCAGGCGGCTCAGACTTCTTTCGCTTCGCGTGAAGACACGGCGCCGAACACGGGAAAGGGAGCCGAAATCTCGATCGGGTAG
- a CDS encoding Acetyltransferase (GNAT) family protein translates to MSKEPPANITFKPLTPRRWPDLEELFGPERGANSGCWCMWPRLARAEYKTMSKADRKTSLRRIVEDGPPPGLIAYQDGKAVGWCAVGPRAGLERFNSAKATRPVDGDGADAMHLYAMTCFFVRNTHRKLGLMRRLALAAIDFARAKGADAIEVCPIDADRPLIWGDGFVGISSVFESLGFEEVARRSPRRPLMRLRLSAKS, encoded by the coding sequence ATGAGCAAGGAGCCGCCGGCCAACATCACCTTCAAGCCGCTCACCCCCAGGCGCTGGCCGGACCTCGAGGAGCTGTTCGGGCCGGAGCGCGGCGCCAATTCCGGGTGCTGGTGCATGTGGCCGCGGCTTGCACGTGCCGAATACAAGACGATGTCGAAGGCCGATCGCAAGACGAGCCTGCGCCGGATCGTCGAGGACGGGCCGCCGCCCGGCCTCATCGCCTATCAGGACGGCAAGGCCGTGGGCTGGTGCGCGGTCGGTCCGCGCGCCGGCCTCGAGCGCTTCAACAGCGCCAAGGCAACGCGACCTGTCGATGGCGATGGGGCGGATGCCATGCACCTCTACGCGATGACCTGCTTCTTCGTGCGCAACACCCATCGCAAGCTCGGGCTGATGCGCCGTCTCGCGCTCGCGGCCATCGATTTTGCCCGGGCAAAAGGGGCCGATGCGATCGAAGTCTGCCCCATCGATGCCGACCGACCCCTCATCTGGGGTGACGGCTTCGTCGGCATCAGCTCGGTGTTCGAATCTCTCGGCTTCGAGGAGGTCGCGCGGCGATCCCCGAGGCGCCCCTTGATGCGCTTGCGGTTGAGCGCCAAATCCTGA
- a CDS encoding 3-carboxy-cis,cis-muconate cycloisomerase — MAATIIDSSIFGDIFSTAEMRAVFSDERRVQYYLDIEAALARVQARLGIIPQEAADEICRHCRVDAIDMAKLKIQTERIGYPVLGVVQQLVALSQRGLGEWCHWGATTQDVTDTATVMQLRAALELVERDLKAIAGSLADLARRYRDTPMVARSNLQHAVPITFGYKAAVLLAGFQRHLERLRELRPRVLVGEFGGAAGNLSSLGGAGLEVQAALMAELGLGQPEIAWHTMRDRIAEAGCFLGLVTGTLGKISTDVKLMMQTEVEEAYEPFAEGRGSSSTMPQKRNPISCTYIHACVSMVRQHVPALLDAMVEDHERSTGPWEIEWIALPEIFCLSAGALAQARFLLGGLVVDPQRMRKNLDATGGLVMSEAVMMGLGPSLGRQRAHDLVYDVCRAVIATGRPFLDLLAEHQEIAPHMDRAALAQLLDPRNYLGLCGQMVDRVLAREGT, encoded by the coding sequence ATGGCGGCGACCATCATCGATTCCAGCATCTTCGGCGATATCTTCAGCACCGCCGAGATGCGCGCCGTCTTTTCTGACGAAAGGCGCGTGCAGTACTATCTCGACATCGAGGCTGCGCTGGCGCGCGTGCAGGCGCGGCTCGGCATCATTCCGCAGGAGGCAGCGGACGAGATCTGCCGGCATTGCCGGGTCGACGCGATCGACATGGCGAAGCTGAAGATCCAGACGGAGCGGATCGGTTATCCGGTCCTCGGCGTCGTGCAGCAGCTCGTGGCGCTGTCGCAGCGCGGGCTCGGCGAGTGGTGCCATTGGGGCGCGACCACGCAGGACGTCACCGATACCGCGACCGTGATGCAGCTACGCGCCGCCCTCGAATTGGTGGAGCGCGACCTGAAGGCGATCGCGGGTTCGCTCGCCGATCTCGCGCGCCGCTATCGGGACACGCCGATGGTGGCGCGCAGCAATCTGCAACATGCAGTGCCGATCACCTTCGGCTACAAGGCCGCCGTCCTGCTCGCCGGCTTCCAGCGCCATCTCGAGCGGCTGCGGGAGCTGCGCCCGCGCGTTCTGGTCGGCGAATTCGGCGGCGCCGCCGGAAACCTGTCATCGCTCGGCGGCGCTGGGCTCGAGGTGCAGGCGGCGCTGATGGCCGAGCTCGGCCTCGGACAGCCGGAGATCGCCTGGCACACCATGCGCGATCGCATCGCCGAAGCCGGCTGCTTCCTCGGCCTCGTCACCGGCACGCTCGGCAAGATCTCGACCGACGTCAAGCTGATGATGCAGACGGAAGTCGAGGAGGCCTATGAGCCCTTCGCCGAAGGCCGCGGCTCGTCGAGCACCATGCCGCAGAAGCGCAACCCGATCTCCTGCACCTATATCCATGCCTGCGTGTCGATGGTGCGCCAGCATGTGCCGGCTTTGCTCGACGCCATGGTCGAGGACCACGAACGCTCGACCGGACCCTGGGAGATCGAGTGGATCGCGCTGCCGGAGATCTTCTGCCTGTCGGCCGGAGCCTTGGCGCAGGCGCGCTTCCTGCTCGGCGGCCTCGTGGTCGACCCGCAGCGCATGCGCAAGAATCTCGACGCCACCGGCGGGCTCGTGATGTCGGAAGCCGTGATGATGGGGCTCGGCCCGAGCCTCGGCCGCCAGCGCGCCCATGACCTCGTCTATGATGTCTGCCGCGCCGTGATCGCGACCGGGCGGCCTTTCCTCGACCTGCTCGCCGAGCACCAGGAGATCGCGCCGCATATGGACCGCGCGGCCCTGGCCCAGCTGCTCGATCCGAGGAATTATCTCGGCCTGTGCGGCCAGATGGTCGATCGCGTCCTGGCCCGCGAAGGGACGTGA
- a CDS encoding C4-dicarboxylate-binding protein DctP — MRTFPALSPSARIFAVFALAVLALAALTLAVLGLSRPALAQQPIIVKFSHVVSPDAPKGKAAVVFKELAEKYTNGKVKVEIYPNSSLYKDKEELEALQLGSVQLLAPSISKFGPLGVKEFDVFDLPFLLSDDARARQMFASPMLADFNKKLEAKGVEPLAYWDNGAHVYTANKPLIMPEDFKGLKMRIQGSKVLDAVARELGAIPQIMAFSELYQALQTGVVDGEDNVPSNILTQRFYEVQKYLTVSYHGRLTYALITNKKFWDGLPEDVRAGLRRAVKESTDFFNETAAKDNVDALEKIKASGKVEMHVLTTEERQAWIAKLMPVHTEMQSRFGKDFIEQVYKASGFTPAL; from the coding sequence GTGCGCACATTCCCCGCGCTTTCGCCTTCGGCACGCATTTTTGCAGTCTTCGCGCTTGCGGTCTTGGCGCTCGCGGCCCTGACGCTCGCGGTCTTGGGGCTGTCGCGGCCGGCCCTCGCCCAGCAACCGATCATCGTCAAGTTCAGCCATGTCGTCTCGCCCGATGCGCCCAAAGGCAAGGCCGCGGTCGTGTTCAAGGAGCTCGCCGAGAAATACACCAACGGCAAGGTGAAGGTGGAGATCTATCCCAACTCCTCGCTCTACAAGGACAAGGAGGAGCTCGAGGCGCTGCAGCTCGGCTCGGTGCAGCTCCTTGCGCCCTCGATCTCCAAATTCGGCCCGCTCGGGGTGAAGGAATTCGATGTCTTCGACCTTCCCTTCCTCTTGAGCGACGATGCGCGCGCCCGCCAGATGTTCGCGAGCCCGATGCTCGCCGACTTCAACAAGAAGCTCGAAGCCAAGGGAGTCGAGCCGCTCGCCTATTGGGACAATGGCGCGCATGTTTACACGGCCAACAAGCCCCTCATCATGCCGGAGGACTTCAAGGGCCTGAAGATGCGCATCCAGGGCTCGAAAGTGCTCGACGCGGTGGCGCGCGAGCTCGGCGCCATCCCGCAGATCATGGCGTTCTCCGAACTCTATCAGGCGCTGCAGACCGGCGTCGTCGACGGCGAGGACAATGTGCCCTCGAACATCCTGACCCAGCGTTTCTACGAGGTGCAGAAATACCTCACGGTCTCCTATCACGGGCGGCTCACCTACGCCCTCATCACCAACAAGAAGTTCTGGGACGGCCTGCCCGAAGACGTCCGCGCCGGCCTCAGGCGCGCCGTGAAGGAATCGACCGATTTCTTCAACGAGACAGCCGCGAAGGACAATGTCGATGCGCTGGAGAAGATCAAGGCGTCGGGCAAGGTCGAGATGCATGTGCTCACGACCGAGGAGAGGCAGGCCTGGATCGCCAAGCTGATGCCGGTTCACACGGAGATGCAGAGCCGCTTCGGCAAGGATTTCATCGAGCAGGTCTACAAGGCTTCGGGCTTCACGCCGGCGCTCTGA
- a CDS encoding C4-dicarboxylate transporter, DctQ subunit/C4-dicarboxylate transporter, DctM subunit: MLDRILDRLEERIIATLIAAATCITFVAVVHRYGASNSAVLAHWAKMHGALFLSQPAEWVYVRLTSLNLSWAQELATYMFVWMAKFGAALGVRTGIHVGVDVLVDRLAPSSRRPVIVFALLCGALFTGVIGTLGAIYVYELDPDQVSQELEWPSRYIYLCIPLGSYLMCLRFLQVMWRFLRYGVIPQHGHAAQAEVRLTPSAVPVAEPVT, encoded by the coding sequence GTGCTCGACCGCATCCTCGATCGGCTCGAAGAGCGGATCATCGCCACCCTGATCGCCGCGGCCACCTGCATCACCTTCGTGGCCGTCGTGCATCGCTATGGGGCGAGCAATTCGGCGGTGCTCGCCCATTGGGCGAAGATGCATGGCGCGCTCTTTTTGAGCCAGCCGGCCGAATGGGTCTATGTGCGGCTGACCTCGCTCAACCTCTCCTGGGCCCAGGAGCTCGCCACCTACATGTTCGTGTGGATGGCGAAATTCGGCGCCGCGCTCGGCGTGCGCACCGGCATCCATGTCGGCGTCGACGTCCTGGTCGATCGGCTGGCGCCTTCGTCCCGCCGGCCGGTGATCGTGTTCGCGCTTCTGTGCGGGGCGCTGTTCACCGGGGTCATCGGCACGCTTGGCGCCATCTATGTCTATGAGCTCGACCCCGACCAGGTCTCCCAAGAGCTCGAATGGCCGAGCCGCTACATCTATCTGTGCATCCCGCTCGGCTCCTATCTGATGTGCCTTCGCTTCCTGCAGGTGATGTGGCGCTTCCTGCGCTATGGCGTCATCCCGCAACATGGCCACGCTGCCCAGGCCGAGGTCAGGCTGACGCCTTCGGCGGTGCCCGTCGCGGAGCCGGTCACGTGA